The proteins below are encoded in one region of Pseudonocardia sp. DSM 110487:
- a CDS encoding response regulator — protein sequence MAGVIPDAPVDVLIVDDDPLVRAGLTMMLGGTPDIRVVGEAGDGAEVLPLVDRHAPDVVLMDIRMPGMDGLAATEAVRARGKAPEVIVLTTFDADRHVLRALRAGAAGFLLKDTPPEEIVAAVRLVAKGRPVLSAEVTRRLIARVADSDHDRRRDRARARLALLNDRERDVAVAVGQGRSNAEIGAVLHLAVPTVKTHVSNILTKLDLNNRVQIALLAHDAGLLD from the coding sequence GTGGCCGGCGTGATCCCGGATGCTCCCGTCGACGTGCTCATCGTCGACGACGACCCGCTCGTGCGCGCGGGCCTCACGATGATGCTCGGCGGCACGCCGGACATCCGCGTGGTCGGCGAGGCCGGGGACGGCGCCGAGGTGCTCCCGCTCGTCGACCGGCACGCCCCCGACGTCGTACTCATGGACATCCGGATGCCCGGGATGGACGGCCTCGCCGCAACGGAGGCGGTACGCGCTCGGGGGAAGGCGCCCGAGGTCATCGTGCTGACCACGTTCGACGCCGACCGGCACGTCCTGCGCGCGCTTCGAGCGGGCGCGGCGGGCTTCCTGCTCAAGGACACCCCTCCGGAGGAGATCGTCGCCGCGGTGCGGCTCGTCGCCAAGGGCAGGCCGGTGCTCTCAGCCGAGGTGACGCGGCGGCTGATCGCCCGCGTCGCCGACAGCGATCACGACCGGCGCCGCGACCGGGCCAGAGCCCGGCTCGCGCTGCTCAACGACCGTGAACGCGACGTCGCCGTCGCGGTGGGCCAGGGCCGTTCGAACGCCGAGATCGGCGCGGTGCTGCACCTCGCGGTACCCACCGTGAAGACGCACGTCTCGAACATCCTCACGAAGCTCGATCTCAACAACCGGGTGCAGATCGCGCTGCTGGCGCACGACGCCGGGCTGCTCGACTAG
- a CDS encoding ABC transporter permease: protein MSILTKDVAAPARRRPRVRAIEGQELALIAVVGLLWVVLTLSTDTFLTTGNLQNILFTVAPIALVGIGMTAVIVTAGIDVSVGSQAAVVMVVIALLLRDSGLPFLPAVAVAVVIGLVLGAVNGLLVAYGGIHPIIVTFGTLNIYRFVSLQIFGTEQVAGVPATLSPIGGGAEGKLLGVPTAWWLTLVLAAGMWCYMRFWATGRHLYAVGGDAFAARLAGVRVRRRQISAYVLTGACVGLAACILIGSGGLVQQNVGTGLELRVIAAVVIGGTSIIGGRGTVLGTLLGALLVGTVSSAVTLLSWPSELTQLFIGLFILVAVGVDLLRERRRSAR from the coding sequence ATGAGCATCCTGACGAAGGACGTTGCCGCGCCCGCCCGACGCAGGCCGCGCGTGCGGGCGATCGAGGGGCAGGAGCTCGCGCTCATCGCGGTGGTCGGCCTGCTGTGGGTGGTGCTCACGCTCTCCACCGACACGTTCCTCACCACCGGCAACCTGCAGAACATCCTGTTCACGGTGGCGCCGATCGCGCTCGTCGGGATCGGGATGACGGCGGTGATCGTCACCGCCGGGATCGACGTCTCGGTGGGCAGCCAGGCCGCCGTCGTGATGGTGGTCATCGCGCTGCTGCTGCGCGACTCCGGTTTGCCGTTCCTGCCTGCGGTCGCCGTCGCCGTGGTGATCGGGCTCGTGCTCGGTGCCGTCAACGGGCTGCTGGTGGCCTACGGCGGCATCCACCCCATCATCGTCACGTTCGGCACGCTCAACATCTACCGGTTCGTCTCGCTGCAGATCTTCGGCACCGAGCAGGTGGCGGGCGTGCCCGCCACGCTCTCGCCGATCGGCGGCGGCGCGGAGGGCAAGCTGCTGGGCGTGCCAACGGCCTGGTGGCTCACGCTCGTGCTAGCCGCCGGCATGTGGTGCTACATGCGGTTCTGGGCCACCGGCCGGCACCTGTACGCCGTGGGCGGCGACGCGTTCGCAGCGAGGCTAGCGGGCGTGCGGGTGCGGCGACGCCAGATCAGCGCGTACGTGCTCACCGGCGCCTGCGTCGGACTCGCTGCCTGCATCCTCATCGGCAGCGGCGGGCTGGTGCAGCAGAACGTGGGCACCGGGCTCGAGCTGCGGGTGATCGCCGCGGTGGTGATCGGCGGCACGAGCATCATCGGCGGCCGCGGCACCGTACTCGGCACGCTGCTGGGCGCGCTGCTCGTCGGCACCGTGTCCAGCGCCGTCACGCTGCTCTCATGGCCGTCGGAGCTCACGCAGCTGTTCATCGGCCTGTTCATCCTCGTGGCGGTCGGGGTCGACCTGCTGCGCGAGCGGCGGAGGAGCGCCCGATGA
- a CDS encoding sugar ABC transporter ATP-binding protein — MSETLLHLRGVLKRYGGVRALRGVDFDVLAGEVHALVGENGAGKSTLIKIVSGAEVADEGTVEIDGTPLTGGNTQEAMEAGIATVYQEPHLFGELTVAENVFLGRELRVNGRVDWATQRTRVGELLEQIGLDARMGDIRVADLPVAEQQLVSIAKAFAHSAKILILDEPSAILTDREIDVLFGVVRSLRAAGVGIIYISHRLDELAQISDRVTVMRDGEVVASRPTSELTVRQVAELMVGHELGSATADRPAPTGEPVLTVSRLGRTGAFTDLDLQVRPAEVVALYGLVGSGTDTIARALYGVSPADAGTVQVDGRAVRLHSPQDAAAAGIAMLPGNRKQQGVFANKSIAFNISSGHLRHLAKLGFWFDRRRERSIAEDFLRRISIKAPDVGTAVGALSGGNQQKVVLARQLVRAPRVLVLEEPTQGVDVGAKEEIHRLVLELADGGSAVLVISTDLPEVLQLADRVLVVRKGAVVREFERGASQADVLAAAAGDEGEAAA, encoded by the coding sequence ATGAGTGAGACCCTGCTGCACCTGCGCGGCGTCCTGAAGCGCTATGGCGGCGTCCGGGCGCTGCGGGGTGTCGACTTCGACGTTCTCGCCGGCGAGGTGCACGCCCTCGTCGGCGAGAACGGCGCCGGCAAGTCCACGCTGATCAAGATCGTGTCCGGTGCCGAGGTGGCCGACGAGGGCACCGTGGAGATCGACGGAACCCCGCTCACCGGCGGGAACACCCAGGAGGCCATGGAGGCGGGGATCGCCACCGTCTACCAGGAGCCCCACCTGTTCGGTGAGCTCACGGTGGCCGAGAACGTGTTCCTCGGCCGGGAGCTACGGGTGAACGGGCGGGTGGACTGGGCCACCCAACGCACCCGGGTCGGCGAGCTGCTGGAGCAGATCGGCCTCGACGCGCGGATGGGCGACATCCGCGTCGCCGACCTGCCGGTGGCCGAGCAGCAGCTCGTGTCGATCGCGAAGGCGTTCGCGCACTCGGCCAAGATCCTCATCCTCGACGAGCCGTCGGCGATCCTCACCGACCGGGAGATCGACGTGCTGTTCGGCGTGGTCCGCAGCCTGCGGGCGGCCGGCGTCGGGATCATCTACATCTCCCACCGGCTCGACGAGCTGGCGCAGATCAGCGACCGGGTCACCGTGATGCGCGACGGCGAGGTGGTCGCCAGCAGGCCGACGAGTGAGCTGACCGTGCGGCAGGTGGCCGAGCTGATGGTCGGCCACGAGCTGGGCTCCGCCACCGCCGACCGGCCCGCCCCGACCGGCGAACCCGTTCTCACGGTGTCCCGGCTCGGCCGCACGGGGGCGTTCACCGACCTGGACCTGCAGGTGCGGCCCGCCGAGGTGGTGGCGCTCTACGGCCTCGTGGGCTCGGGTACCGACACGATCGCCCGCGCGCTCTACGGGGTGAGCCCCGCCGACGCAGGCACCGTGCAGGTGGACGGCCGCGCGGTCCGGCTGCACTCGCCGCAGGACGCCGCGGCCGCCGGGATCGCGATGCTGCCCGGCAACCGCAAGCAGCAGGGTGTGTTCGCGAACAAGTCGATCGCGTTCAACATCTCCAGCGGCCACCTGCGCCACCTGGCGAAGCTGGGCTTCTGGTTCGACCGGCGGCGGGAACGCTCGATCGCCGAAGACTTCCTGCGCCGCATCTCGATCAAGGCCCCCGATGTGGGCACGGCCGTCGGGGCGCTGTCCGGCGGCAACCAACAGAAGGTCGTGCTCGCCCGCCAGCTCGTCCGCGCACCCCGCGTGCTCGTGCTCGAGGAACCCACGCAGGGCGTCGACGTGGGGGCGAAGGAAGAGATCCACCGGCTCGTCCTCGAGCTGGCCGACGGCGGGAGCGCCGTTCTCGTCATCTCGACGGATCTGCCGGAGGTGCTGCAGCTCGCGGACCGGGTGCTGGTGGTCCGCAAGGGCGCCGTGGTGCGGGAGTTCGAGCGTGGCGCGAGCCAGGCCGACGTGCTCGCCGCCGCGGCGGGGGACGAAGGCGAGGCCGCGGCATGA
- a CDS encoding DeoR/GlpR family DNA-binding transcription regulator, with protein MAGIAEHERQQEVLRLLDVDGRVSVADLVRRFGVTAVTIRKDLEVLERRHLLARVRGGAVTADGADEGAFEMRLRHGTAAKAAIARAAAAIVPDGAAIALDCSTTCFHLAHELRGRRSLIVVTNGLRAAELLSDSGVTVVLPGGTLRRSSWSLVGDFGDVVMSRGRLTMGFFGIRGLSREHGLMELSIEETTVKRRLAAACTEVYGLFDSSKIGRFALHSFVPTQRITGLYTDDGAAPDALAGFAEQGVKIHRMPADDTHETSA; from the coding sequence GTGGCGGGCATCGCGGAGCACGAGCGGCAGCAGGAGGTGCTGCGCCTGCTCGACGTCGACGGCCGGGTGAGCGTCGCCGACCTCGTCCGCCGCTTCGGGGTCACCGCGGTGACGATCCGCAAGGACCTCGAGGTGCTGGAGCGCCGTCACCTGCTGGCCCGGGTGCGCGGCGGGGCCGTCACGGCCGACGGGGCCGACGAGGGCGCGTTCGAGATGCGCCTGCGCCACGGCACGGCGGCGAAGGCCGCGATCGCGCGCGCCGCGGCCGCGATCGTGCCCGACGGCGCCGCGATCGCCCTTGACTGCAGCACGACCTGCTTCCACCTGGCGCACGAGCTGCGCGGACGCCGGAGCCTGATCGTCGTCACCAACGGCCTGCGCGCCGCCGAGCTGCTGAGCGACAGTGGGGTCACCGTCGTGCTCCCCGGCGGCACGCTGCGGCGCTCGTCGTGGTCGCTCGTCGGCGACTTCGGCGACGTGGTGATGAGCCGCGGCCGCCTGACGATGGGCTTCTTCGGGATCCGCGGCCTGTCCCGCGAGCACGGCCTGATGGAGCTCTCCATCGAGGAGACCACGGTGAAGCGCCGGCTGGCCGCCGCGTGCACCGAGGTCTACGGCCTCTTCGACTCGTCCAAGATCGGCCGGTTCGCGCTGCACAGCTTCGTGCCCACCCAGCGGATCACCGGGCTGTACACCGACGACGGGGCCGCGCCCGACGCGCTCGCCGGCTTCGCCGAGCAGGGCGTCAAGATCCACCGAATGCCGGCCGACGACACACACGAGACGTCCGCCTGA
- a CDS encoding autoinducer 2 ABC transporter substrate-binding protein gives MLSRRITAALAVAAAGVLALAGCTQQNPGGGSGGGGGGGGEDRVQVAFVPKLQGIPYFEAMNTGGQKAAQELGIEWIYRGSSTADPGAQTEIVNSLIQQRVDVLVVAPNDPDSMAPVLQEAADAGIKVMTADTDAPNSVREAFVNQASPDGIGTALTDALLEAMGGQGKYAIVSCGQTAANLNSWIEVQKKVTAEKYPNAEIVDIVYAGEDEAQSVSMAKDLMNAHPDLTGLVGECTASAPGVAKAVTEAGKVGQVFTTGLGTPQSMKQYLENGSSSAAILWDVEQLGYLTAWAGLQVASGTPFQATNNVNPELPAVAWDAGSKTLLLGDPLRITTDNVDQYQY, from the coding sequence ATGCTCAGCAGGCGCATCACGGCGGCACTGGCCGTTGCAGCGGCGGGGGTGCTTGCCCTCGCGGGCTGCACCCAGCAGAACCCCGGGGGTGGTAGCGGCGGCGGAGGTGGCGGCGGCGGCGAGGACCGGGTGCAGGTCGCCTTCGTGCCCAAGCTGCAGGGCATCCCCTACTTCGAGGCGATGAACACCGGCGGGCAGAAGGCCGCGCAGGAACTCGGCATCGAGTGGATCTACCGGGGTTCCTCGACGGCCGACCCGGGCGCCCAGACCGAGATCGTCAACTCGCTGATCCAGCAGCGGGTGGATGTCCTCGTCGTTGCGCCGAACGACCCCGACTCGATGGCACCAGTGCTCCAGGAGGCCGCCGACGCCGGCATCAAGGTCATGACCGCCGACACCGACGCGCCCAACTCCGTGCGCGAGGCGTTCGTGAACCAGGCCTCCCCCGATGGCATCGGCACTGCGCTCACCGACGCCCTGCTGGAGGCGATGGGTGGCCAGGGCAAGTACGCGATCGTCTCGTGCGGGCAGACCGCGGCGAACCTCAACTCCTGGATCGAGGTCCAGAAGAAGGTGACCGCGGAGAAGTACCCGAACGCCGAGATCGTCGACATCGTGTACGCGGGCGAGGACGAGGCGCAGTCGGTGTCGATGGCCAAGGACCTGATGAACGCGCACCCGGACCTGACTGGTCTGGTGGGCGAGTGCACGGCGTCGGCGCCGGGTGTGGCGAAGGCCGTCACCGAGGCCGGCAAGGTCGGGCAGGTGTTCACGACCGGGCTGGGTACGCCGCAGTCGATGAAGCAGTACCTGGAGAACGGCTCGTCGTCCGCGGCGATCCTGTGGGACGTCGAGCAGCTCGGCTACCTCACCGCGTGGGCCGGCCTGCAGGTGGCCTCGGGCACCCCGTTCCAGGCGACGAACAACGTGAACCCGGAGCTCCCGGCCGTCGCGTGGGACGCGGGGTCGAAGACGCTGCTGCTGGGCGACCCGCTGCGGATCACCACCGACAACGTCGACCAGTACCAGTACTGA
- a CDS encoding aldo/keto reductase — MTAGTTRLGIGLAAVARPAYITSGRASDLGARRGVADLRARTEAVLDAAYAAGIRYIDVARSYGRAEEFLAGWLAHHPEADDVEIGSKWGYRYVGEWRLDVPVHEVKDHSLAAFTEQLAETAALLGPRLAVYHVHSATLDTGALDDAALHRALGKLRDHGVRVGLSTSGPAQADAVRRALEIEVDGTRLFTSVQSTWNVLEPSVGPALAEAADAGARVIVKEAVANGRLTPGALDAPPRAVELAAELGIPLDQLAIAAALAQPWTWRVLSGAVDPAQVASNAAAAGVSLPAHVRTELEALAEDPTTYWSARSARTWA, encoded by the coding sequence GTGACGGCCGGTACCACGCGATTGGGCATCGGCCTCGCCGCCGTCGCCCGCCCCGCCTACATCACATCGGGCCGCGCAAGCGACCTCGGCGCGCGGCGCGGCGTCGCCGACCTGCGGGCCCGCACCGAGGCCGTCCTCGACGCCGCGTACGCAGCCGGCATCCGCTACATCGACGTGGCGCGCTCGTACGGGCGGGCAGAGGAGTTCCTCGCGGGTTGGCTGGCCCACCACCCGGAGGCCGACGACGTCGAGATCGGGTCGAAGTGGGGCTACCGGTACGTCGGCGAATGGCGGCTCGACGTGCCCGTGCACGAGGTGAAGGACCACTCGCTCGCCGCCTTCACCGAGCAGCTCGCCGAGACCGCGGCGCTGCTCGGGCCGCGCCTCGCCGTGTACCACGTGCACTCCGCGACGCTCGACACCGGCGCGCTCGACGACGCGGCCCTGCACCGGGCGCTCGGGAAGCTGCGCGACCACGGGGTGCGGGTCGGCCTGTCGACCTCCGGCCCCGCTCAGGCCGACGCCGTGCGCAGGGCCCTGGAGATCGAGGTCGACGGGACGCGGCTGTTCACCTCCGTCCAGTCCACGTGGAACGTGCTCGAGCCATCGGTCGGCCCCGCCCTCGCCGAGGCCGCGGACGCGGGCGCCCGGGTGATCGTCAAGGAGGCCGTGGCGAACGGCCGCCTGACGCCCGGAGCCCTCGACGCCCCGCCCCGGGCCGTGGAGCTCGCCGCCGAGCTGGGCATCCCGCTGGACCAGCTCGCGATCGCCGCCGCGCTCGCGCAGCCGTGGACGTGGCGCGTGCTCTCCGGAGCGGTTGACCCAGCGCAGGTCGCGAGCAACGCGGCGGCCGCCGGAGTATCCCTGCCCGCACACGTCCGCACCGAGCTGGAGGCATTGGCCGAGGACCCGACCACGTACTGGTCGGCCCGCTCGGCGCGCACGTGGGCCTGA
- a CDS encoding DinB family protein, translating into MNAVGLPPLAGEDHVCADCPMSYVDTGLDAAVQALRSVPADVSAAALAVPGERLRMRPDPATWSVVEYACHVRDVFSAFTIRLHRIRAEDEPVLEPMFADLRAVRFRYNDADLGIVLAELDAYVAGFLDEIAETSDWDRTATRRRGELRTARWLVRHGLHEARHHTRDITAVGRAVG; encoded by the coding sequence ATGAACGCAGTTGGGCTGCCGCCGCTGGCCGGTGAGGACCACGTCTGTGCGGACTGCCCGATGTCCTACGTGGATACCGGGCTGGACGCCGCCGTGCAGGCGCTGCGCTCGGTTCCGGCCGACGTCAGCGCCGCCGCGCTCGCCGTGCCCGGCGAGCGCCTGCGAATGCGCCCGGATCCGGCCACCTGGTCGGTGGTGGAGTACGCCTGCCACGTCCGCGACGTGTTCTCGGCGTTCACGATCCGGCTGCACCGCATCAGGGCCGAGGACGAGCCGGTGCTGGAACCGATGTTCGCCGACCTGCGGGCGGTGCGCTTCCGCTACAACGACGCCGACCTCGGCATCGTGCTCGCAGAGCTGGACGCATACGTGGCCGGGTTCCTCGACGAGATCGCCGAGACGAGCGACTGGGACCGCACCGCCACCCGCCGCCGCGGCGAACTACGCACCGCCCGTTGGCTCGTGCGCCACGGCCTGCACGAGGCCCGCCACCACACCCGGGACATCACCGCGGTCGGCCGCGCGGTCGGCTGA
- a CDS encoding TAXI family TRAP transporter solute-binding subunit, translating into MVVTTKRRSLAVVVAAGALLLSACGGGETAAPGADRSLSIATGGTGGVYYPYGGAMGTLLSDKLGVTATAQETNASVDNVLLVQDGGADIAFALGDTVADAVAGKAQFEGRQVTLCTLGKLYNNFTQTITTSGTGIRSIADLRGKRVSVGSPGSGTEVIALRLLEAAGINPESDIQRSQLGVGETAQALRDGTIDAGFWSGGLPTGALVDLATTGQMVLLPTGEYTQALASKFGPYYETEDIPANTYEGQAEASPQVVVPNVLIVRSDMPQQLQQDITRAVFENKAQLAAVHPAANDLDPATADDVGFVEVCPGAKAYFDQATG; encoded by the coding sequence ATGGTCGTCACCACCAAGCGTCGGAGCCTCGCCGTCGTCGTCGCGGCAGGGGCGCTACTCCTCTCCGCGTGCGGCGGAGGGGAGACCGCGGCGCCGGGCGCGGACAGGTCGCTGTCCATCGCGACCGGCGGCACCGGCGGCGTCTACTACCCGTACGGCGGCGCCATGGGCACCCTGCTCTCGGACAAGCTCGGCGTCACGGCCACCGCCCAGGAGACCAACGCGTCCGTCGACAACGTGCTGCTGGTGCAGGACGGCGGCGCGGACATCGCCTTCGCGCTCGGCGACACGGTGGCCGACGCGGTGGCGGGCAAGGCCCAGTTCGAGGGCCGCCAGGTCACGCTCTGCACGCTGGGCAAGCTCTACAACAACTTCACCCAGACCATCACCACGAGCGGCACCGGCATCCGCAGCATTGCGGACCTGCGCGGGAAGCGGGTCTCGGTGGGCTCGCCGGGGTCTGGCACCGAGGTGATCGCGCTGCGGCTCCTCGAGGCGGCCGGGATCAACCCGGAATCCGACATCCAGCGCAGCCAGCTCGGCGTCGGCGAGACCGCGCAGGCGCTGCGCGACGGCACGATCGACGCCGGCTTCTGGTCCGGTGGCCTGCCCACAGGTGCGCTGGTCGACCTGGCGACCACCGGGCAGATGGTGCTGCTCCCGACCGGGGAGTACACGCAGGCACTGGCATCGAAGTTCGGCCCGTACTACGAGACCGAGGACATCCCGGCGAACACGTACGAGGGCCAGGCGGAGGCGAGCCCGCAGGTCGTCGTGCCGAACGTGCTGATCGTGCGCTCCGACATGCCCCAGCAGCTGCAGCAGGACATCACCCGGGCGGTCTTCGAGAACAAGGCACAGCTCGCCGCGGTGCACCCGGCCGCGAACGACCTCGACCCGGCCACGGCGGACGACGTCGGGTTCGTCGAGGTGTGCCCCGGTGCGAAGGCCTACTTCGATCAGGCCACGGGCTGA
- a CDS encoding TRAP transporter fused permease subunit, whose protein sequence is MTTRPDGDEAPAVDEEALLAEYEAEKPARHLSGWPLRVVQVLGTILTLYGLWWVFNPMPAQQYLPSFLAVGLTMTFLVYRGWGRPQGATTDNPHLLDWLLAVVALVPFVYIVADWDSFFRRAVVPTDLDVVMGTLAILLVLEAARRTVGLVVPLVVVGFLAYAYFGPYFPGPFATSSFSWERLVGHNMMGTQGVFGVPMEVAATYIILFTLYGAVLTASGATRFFIDLSFAAFGQSGAGPGRTVTLAGFLLGTVSGSGVATTVTLGGVAWPLLRKAGYPKEHGGAVLAAAGIGAILSPPTLGAAAFIIAELLNVSYLQVLIWATIPTLLYYLGIILAVEMDARRYRTHAIDLDVRPAGALLLRFGYHFSSLVAIVVFMALGLTPFRAVVYATALAFVLSFLDRSAWMTPRRIGGALASGATGALSVIAVMAVAGIIVGVMTLTGLGLKLAGIIVALAGGSLVLTAVYSAVSVVLLGLAVPVTASFIISWVIIGPALQNVGVPAYAAAMFIFYYSVLSEVSPPTALSPFAASAITGGRPVRTMWLTWKYTLPAFLVPFVAVLSPQGVGLLLAGGPGTVLVAALASAAAVAALAVVTGAWLAGPVGRPARALFAVAAIALLVMAPLSLGIGVLAALAGIGVHLVHLRRKAADNQSKANR, encoded by the coding sequence ATGACGACACGCCCGGACGGCGACGAGGCACCCGCCGTCGACGAGGAGGCGCTGCTCGCCGAGTACGAGGCGGAGAAGCCGGCACGGCACCTCTCCGGGTGGCCACTGAGGGTGGTGCAGGTGCTGGGCACGATCCTCACGCTGTACGGCCTGTGGTGGGTGTTCAACCCGATGCCGGCGCAGCAGTACCTGCCCTCGTTCCTCGCGGTGGGGCTGACGATGACGTTCCTGGTCTACCGCGGCTGGGGGCGTCCGCAAGGAGCGACGACCGACAACCCCCACCTGTTGGACTGGCTGCTCGCCGTGGTGGCGCTCGTGCCGTTCGTCTACATCGTTGCGGACTGGGACTCGTTCTTCCGCCGCGCCGTGGTGCCCACCGACCTCGACGTCGTCATGGGCACACTCGCGATCCTGCTGGTGCTGGAGGCGGCGCGGCGCACCGTGGGGCTCGTGGTGCCGCTGGTGGTGGTCGGCTTCCTCGCCTACGCCTACTTCGGCCCGTACTTCCCCGGCCCGTTCGCCACGTCGTCCTTCAGCTGGGAACGCCTCGTCGGCCACAACATGATGGGCACCCAGGGCGTGTTCGGCGTGCCGATGGAGGTCGCGGCCACCTACATCATCCTGTTCACGCTCTACGGCGCGGTGCTCACCGCGTCCGGCGCCACACGGTTCTTCATCGACCTGTCCTTCGCCGCGTTCGGGCAGTCCGGGGCAGGGCCCGGCCGTACCGTCACACTCGCAGGGTTCCTGCTCGGCACGGTGTCGGGCTCAGGGGTGGCCACCACTGTGACCCTGGGCGGGGTGGCGTGGCCGCTGCTGCGCAAGGCCGGCTACCCGAAGGAACACGGGGGCGCCGTGCTGGCCGCGGCGGGCATCGGCGCGATTCTGTCCCCGCCCACGCTGGGCGCGGCGGCGTTCATCATCGCCGAGCTGCTGAACGTCTCCTACCTGCAGGTGCTGATCTGGGCGACGATCCCCACCCTGCTGTACTACCTGGGGATCATCCTCGCCGTCGAGATGGACGCCCGGCGATACCGCACCCACGCGATCGACCTCGACGTCCGGCCCGCGGGCGCACTGCTGCTGCGGTTCGGCTACCACTTCAGCTCGCTGGTGGCGATCGTCGTGTTCATGGCGTTGGGCCTCACGCCGTTCCGCGCGGTCGTCTACGCCACGGCGCTCGCGTTCGTGTTGAGCTTCCTCGACCGCAGCGCGTGGATGACACCGCGGCGCATCGGCGGCGCACTCGCGTCGGGCGCGACCGGTGCGCTCTCGGTGATCGCGGTGATGGCGGTGGCCGGGATCATCGTCGGGGTCATGACGCTCACCGGGCTCGGGCTGAAGCTGGCCGGGATCATCGTGGCCCTCGCGGGTGGGAGCCTCGTGCTCACGGCGGTCTACTCGGCCGTGTCGGTGGTGCTGCTCGGGCTCGCGGTGCCGGTGACGGCGAGCTTCATCATCTCGTGGGTGATCATCGGCCCCGCGCTGCAGAACGTGGGCGTGCCCGCCTACGCCGCGGCGATGTTCATCTTCTATTACTCGGTGCTGTCCGAGGTGTCCCCGCCGACGGCGCTCTCGCCGTTCGCGGCCTCGGCGATCACCGGCGGGCGGCCGGTCCGGACGATGTGGCTCACCTGGAAGTACACGCTGCCCGCGTTCCTCGTCCCGTTCGTCGCGGTGCTGTCCCCGCAGGGCGTGGGGCTCCTGCTGGCGGGCGGCCCGGGAACGGTGCTGGTCGCGGCGCTCGCGTCCGCCGCAGCGGTGGCCGCACTGGCCGTCGTCACCGGGGCGTGGCTCGCCGGTCCCGTCGGCCGGCCCGCGAGAGCCCTGTTCGCGGTGGCCGCGATCGCGCTGCTGGTGATGGCGCCGCTCTCGCTCGGGATCGGTGTCCTGGCGGCGCTGGCCGGCATCGGAGTGCACCTGGTGCACCTTCGAAGGAAAGCGGCTGACAACCAATCGAAAGCCAACCGTTAG
- a CDS encoding ABC transporter permease, giving the protein MTEIETVPPAERTRGEGLAAKVLRIGLTERIVLLAVLLVVVVVWFRVLGAGGYLVAPYDLRYLGNALESMVPFALLAVAELFVIVSGRGGIDLSVGAIVSLAGMVFGFMVGVWGWPLLPAIAGCIVVGALLGAVNGALVAYLRFPALIATLATYYAYSSLALISNANAPISTPPVVALHSLTRNIQLPLLPPIPTHVFTIMLPCAVLAWVIVSRSTYGRALYAVGTNDIAAGYATQPVARTRFTAFVISGLLSGVVAVVTVAQFASARPDAGIVGNGMALPAITVAVLGGVAIQGGIGRVGGVLVAALLITWLNAGMLLAFPEGAEGSRYQLLALGLVLVLSALLNTLALRRYGRLS; this is encoded by the coding sequence ATGACCGAGATCGAAACCGTCCCGCCCGCGGAGCGCACCCGTGGCGAAGGGCTCGCGGCCAAGGTGCTGCGGATCGGGCTGACCGAGCGCATCGTGCTGCTCGCTGTGCTGCTGGTCGTGGTGGTCGTGTGGTTCCGGGTGCTCGGCGCAGGCGGGTACCTCGTGGCGCCGTACGACCTGCGCTACTTGGGCAACGCGCTCGAGTCGATGGTGCCGTTCGCGCTCCTGGCCGTCGCGGAGCTGTTCGTGATCGTCTCCGGCCGCGGCGGGATCGACCTGTCGGTGGGCGCGATCGTGTCGCTCGCCGGCATGGTGTTCGGGTTCATGGTCGGGGTGTGGGGCTGGCCGCTGCTCCCGGCGATCGCCGGCTGCATCGTGGTGGGCGCGCTGCTCGGAGCCGTCAACGGGGCGCTCGTGGCCTACCTGCGGTTCCCGGCGCTGATCGCGACGCTCGCCACGTACTACGCCTACAGCTCGCTGGCGCTGATCAGCAACGCGAACGCCCCGATCTCGACCCCGCCGGTCGTCGCGCTGCACTCCCTGACCCGCAACATCCAGCTCCCGCTGCTACCGCCGATCCCGACGCACGTGTTCACGATCATGCTGCCCTGCGCCGTGCTGGCCTGGGTGATCGTGTCGCGCTCGACGTACGGCCGGGCGCTCTACGCGGTCGGCACCAACGACATCGCCGCCGGGTACGCCACGCAGCCCGTGGCCCGCACGCGCTTCACGGCGTTCGTGATCTCGGGGCTGCTGTCCGGCGTGGTGGCGGTGGTGACCGTCGCGCAGTTCGCCTCCGCCCGACCGGACGCAGGCATCGTCGGCAACGGCATGGCGCTGCCCGCGATCACCGTGGCCGTGCTGGGCGGCGTCGCGATCCAAGGCGGGATAGGACGGGTCGGCGGAGTGCTCGTGGCCGCGCTGCTGATCACCTGGCTGAACGCCGGGATGCTGCTCGCGTTCCCCGAGGGCGCGGAGGGCAGCCGCTACCAGCTGCTCGCGCTCGGGCTGGTGCTCGTGCTGTCCGCACTGCTCAACACCCTTGCCCTGCGCCGATACGGGAGACTTTCGTGA